In Parasegetibacter sp. NRK P23, a single genomic region encodes these proteins:
- a CDS encoding fasciclin domain-containing protein — MNKITKWPLCCLAVLLVTGMYLAGCKKLDLKTTTTDDVNIVGYLDKHIDSFSLFREILDVTGNTSFLNAYGAYTCFAPTNGGVKKWLTAIGAASVTAADINVLKDMVRFHVLTDTISTGSFKDGKLPVPTMLGQFLITGVSFENGASTYTVNRQAKVTTSNVRVGNGVVHELSEVLVPSSLTIAKQLEAKPQYSIFVQAMKETGLYEKLNTVDPDTTKRWMTVIAESNMALADSGFNSYADLKAKYSNTGNPANTNDSLYMYVAYHVLTGIKFLGDIIVAPSHQTLQPQEVVSTKLSGQDVVVNEVEFNGVLEKGVVLDRVKSDNAATNGVWHDATAHFAVKYRKPTAIYWDVSSTVEEIIKLPAVYRKASKDYLRQSEVDQPFKEMTWGWGSLAGTNVFTYAYGTNSILLHAVNSDCNKLPLGLPSRPVWWEMTTPPIIKGRYKIWICYSSRKQSSSSNMLCDVRVNGELMQRTMNFTVTRPAGSDSELEAIGWKRYTENTGSQFAGRLVGTYEFTTTQKHTIRITPLAGTQNENYLDMIHFIPVDENQILPRFRNDGTLIFE; from the coding sequence ATGAACAAAATTACCAAATGGCCACTCTGCTGCCTGGCTGTTCTCCTGGTAACAGGAATGTACCTGGCGGGTTGTAAAAAATTGGATCTTAAAACAACTACCACTGATGATGTGAATATTGTCGGTTACCTGGATAAGCATATCGATTCTTTTTCACTGTTCCGCGAAATACTGGACGTAACGGGCAACACTTCTTTCCTGAACGCGTATGGCGCATATACCTGCTTCGCGCCCACCAACGGAGGTGTAAAAAAGTGGCTCACAGCCATTGGAGCAGCTTCCGTAACCGCGGCCGATATAAATGTTTTGAAAGATATGGTCCGTTTCCATGTACTAACGGACACGATTTCCACCGGTTCTTTTAAAGACGGAAAGCTCCCGGTACCCACCATGCTGGGCCAGTTCCTGATCACAGGAGTATCTTTTGAAAACGGCGCTTCCACTTATACCGTGAACCGTCAGGCCAAGGTGACCACATCAAATGTTCGCGTGGGCAATGGTGTCGTGCATGAGCTGAGCGAAGTACTGGTGCCATCTTCCCTCACCATCGCAAAACAACTGGAGGCTAAACCTCAATACTCCATTTTTGTGCAGGCGATGAAAGAAACGGGCCTCTATGAAAAACTGAATACCGTTGATCCCGATACCACCAAACGCTGGATGACCGTGATCGCGGAAAGCAACATGGCGCTGGCCGATTCAGGCTTCAACAGCTATGCGGATCTTAAAGCAAAATACTCCAATACCGGCAACCCGGCAAATACCAACGACAGCCTTTACATGTATGTGGCCTACCATGTCCTCACGGGAATAAAATTCCTGGGCGATATCATCGTGGCGCCTTCTCACCAGACCCTGCAACCGCAGGAGGTGGTAAGTACCAAATTGTCGGGACAGGATGTGGTGGTGAACGAAGTTGAATTCAACGGCGTGCTCGAAAAAGGCGTGGTACTGGACCGTGTAAAAAGCGACAACGCCGCTACGAATGGAGTTTGGCACGATGCCACCGCACACTTCGCCGTGAAATACAGAAAGCCTACCGCCATCTACTGGGATGTTTCGTCAACAGTGGAAGAGATCATCAAGCTTCCGGCGGTATACAGAAAAGCTTCTAAAGATTACCTGCGTCAAAGCGAAGTGGACCAGCCCTTTAAAGAAATGACCTGGGGATGGGGCTCCCTGGCGGGAACCAACGTGTTCACCTACGCCTATGGCACAAACAGCATCCTACTGCACGCGGTCAACAGCGATTGTAACAAACTGCCGCTGGGATTGCCCTCAAGACCCGTTTGGTGGGAAATGACCACCCCGCCTATCATTAAAGGAAGGTATAAAATATGGATCTGTTACTCCTCCAGAAAGCAATCTTCCAGCTCCAATATGTTGTGTGATGTAAGAGTAAACGGGGAACTGATGCAGCGGACCATGAACTTTACCGTTACACGACCCGCCGGATCCGATTCCGAACTGGAAGCCATCGGCTGGAAACGATACACCGAAAACACGGGTTCCCAGTTCGCCGGAAGGCTGGTGGGCACCTATGAGTTCACCACCACACAAAAGCACACCATCCGCATAACGCCGCTGGCAGGTACGCAGAACGAAAATTACCTGGATATGATCCATTTCATTCCCGTGGATGAAAACCAGATTCTGCCCCGGTTCAGAAATGATGGAACCCTGATTTTTGAATAA
- a CDS encoding RagB/SusD family nutrient uptake outer membrane protein — MRKIILFTILIASVGSSLVSCKKWLELKPQDGIVREEFWQTKEQVEAAVTGIYASMLGSATNNDRALAEYMFLWGEARTDMVSPGFRAVQDELDIININVLPTNQFVNWRSFYQTINYCNTVIELAPGVRSIDQTFTQQQLDRAIGEALTIRSLMYFYLARSFSDVPLKLNATLSDEDVVAIPKSTQNQVLDQIVADLKKAEPMVQLPTGNRPVDKGRVNRYTVNALLADVYLWMNRYEDCATECDKIISSNNFGLVSGENGAAPFFNELFYAGNSNEIIFSLQFDAQKLNPFYTMHVSGSRRWGAAPHLLEEVYGVDLSGAVPPLVDLRGDNGSFRANDLAIWKYIGADGNGSNTRPLDQSYAHWIFYRYADVLLMKAEAINMNNAPLEASRIVKQIRNRAHALDLGVPMDSTNVDAMADFIVEERQREFAFEGKRWYDVLRNAKRDDYKRLYLIQRMVSKSVAPDRQQAAINKLRDKNSHYFPIYFYEIQTNKELVQNPFYK; from the coding sequence ATGAGAAAGATAATTTTATTTACCATTTTAATCGCATCTGTTGGATCCTCGCTGGTGTCCTGCAAAAAATGGCTCGAGCTGAAGCCGCAGGATGGTATTGTGCGCGAGGAATTCTGGCAAACCAAGGAGCAGGTGGAAGCCGCCGTAACAGGCATCTACGCCTCCATGCTGGGAAGCGCCACCAACAACGACAGAGCGCTGGCCGAATACATGTTCCTTTGGGGCGAGGCCCGCACCGATATGGTTTCCCCGGGATTCAGGGCCGTACAGGATGAACTGGATATCATCAACATCAATGTGCTGCCCACCAACCAGTTTGTGAACTGGCGTTCGTTCTACCAAACCATCAACTACTGCAACACGGTGATAGAACTGGCGCCGGGGGTGAGAAGTATTGACCAGACCTTTACACAGCAACAGCTCGACAGGGCCATTGGCGAAGCGCTCACCATCCGTTCACTCATGTATTTTTACCTCGCCCGTTCTTTCAGTGACGTGCCGCTCAAACTGAATGCCACACTCAGCGATGAAGATGTGGTGGCCATTCCAAAAAGTACGCAGAACCAAGTACTCGACCAGATTGTGGCCGACCTCAAAAAGGCAGAGCCCATGGTTCAACTACCCACCGGAAACAGGCCCGTGGACAAGGGACGCGTGAACAGGTATACCGTTAACGCCCTGCTGGCCGATGTGTACCTGTGGATGAACCGGTACGAAGATTGCGCAACCGAATGCGACAAGATCATCAGCTCCAACAACTTTGGACTGGTTTCCGGAGAAAACGGCGCCGCGCCTTTCTTCAATGAATTGTTTTATGCCGGCAATTCAAATGAAATCATATTCTCCCTTCAATTCGATGCACAGAAGCTAAACCCTTTTTATACCATGCATGTGTCGGGCTCCCGCCGCTGGGGCGCCGCGCCACACCTGCTGGAAGAAGTATATGGTGTTGACCTTTCAGGAGCGGTTCCCCCACTGGTGGACCTGCGCGGAGACAATGGATCATTCCGGGCCAATGACCTCGCCATCTGGAAATACATTGGAGCCGACGGAAACGGAAGCAATACCAGACCGCTCGACCAATCTTACGCGCATTGGATTTTCTACCGGTACGCAGATGTGCTGCTTATGAAAGCAGAAGCCATCAACATGAACAATGCGCCCCTGGAAGCTTCGCGTATCGTGAAGCAGATCAGGAACCGCGCCCATGCCCTGGACCTGGGCGTACCCATGGATTCCACCAATGTGGACGCCATGGCCGATTTTATTGTGGAAGAAAGGCAACGGGAATTTGCATTCGAAGGAAAAAGATGGTACGATGTGCTGCGCAACGCGAAAAGAGACGATTACAAAAGATTATACCTGATTCAACGTATGGTGTCCAAAAGTGTTGCCCCCGACCGGCAACAGGCTGCTATCAACAAACTCAGGGATAAGAACAGTCACTATTTCCCGATTTACTTCTATGAAATTCAAACCAACAAGGAATTGGTTCAAAACCCCTTCTATAAATAA
- a CDS encoding fasciclin domain-containing protein codes for MPTIYKKTLLFAAIPLLLAGCKKWDDHNAITDPDVEKNLMQQIQADEGLSTFAELLVKSGYDKEITSSKTYTVFAPTNTALQNLDPALVNDAAKLKAFVGNHIANQLYNSKTALADTVRIPMLNGKFHSLIGTRLDEAAITRPDKIAKNGLIHTIDKMLPALQNTWEVMENDPRIPTVHKTFLQSLYRNVFDAENAEQIGVNPNTGAPIYKPGTDSVRTNSIWQSVYDVRNEEGQYTMFVLSDEAWAAETSKIIGYYQTDSVGMPEYFSQWNVARNTVVEGAYIPSGAGTDTLQSKSGVRFPVEASAIVHTIKTSNGMVYVLNKMDVLPNQRYRSIVVEGERYAFTSHDKRGNTYFRDRYNPLTGTDFKDVLVLNHAQALFNLAYNVPDVITTKYKVYWVAVNDFQTATHQQRISIGTSTAGTLPYTVVPVNNFGEQYIGEMTISKFNTSTLLFLVAANSTSQAVSPLVCDYIRLEPVF; via the coding sequence ATGCCGACCATATATAAAAAGACTTTGCTGTTTGCCGCTATTCCGCTCCTGCTCGCGGGTTGCAAAAAATGGGATGACCACAACGCCATTACCGATCCGGATGTTGAAAAGAACCTGATGCAGCAGATACAAGCCGATGAAGGACTTTCAACTTTCGCTGAACTATTGGTGAAAAGTGGTTACGATAAGGAGATCACCTCTTCCAAAACATACACCGTTTTCGCGCCTACCAATACCGCGTTGCAAAACCTGGATCCGGCTCTTGTGAACGATGCCGCAAAGCTGAAAGCCTTTGTGGGCAACCATATCGCCAACCAGTTGTACAATTCCAAAACAGCGCTGGCCGATACGGTACGCATTCCTATGCTGAACGGGAAGTTCCATAGCCTTATTGGAACCCGGTTGGATGAGGCGGCGATTACCAGACCCGATAAGATCGCGAAGAACGGACTGATTCATACCATTGACAAAATGCTTCCAGCCCTTCAGAATACATGGGAGGTAATGGAAAACGACCCAAGGATTCCCACCGTTCACAAAACCTTCCTTCAATCGCTTTACAGGAACGTGTTTGATGCAGAAAATGCGGAACAAATTGGCGTGAACCCCAATACCGGCGCACCTATTTACAAACCGGGAACAGATTCCGTGCGCACAAACAGCATCTGGCAATCTGTTTACGATGTGCGGAACGAAGAAGGCCAATATACAATGTTCGTTCTTTCCGATGAGGCCTGGGCGGCTGAAACCAGTAAAATCATCGGCTACTACCAGACCGATTCCGTAGGCATGCCCGAATACTTCTCTCAATGGAACGTTGCACGCAATACAGTTGTGGAGGGCGCATACATTCCTTCCGGAGCCGGAACCGATACACTTCAATCCAAGTCCGGCGTGAGGTTCCCGGTGGAAGCCTCGGCCATTGTACATACCATCAAAACAAGCAATGGAATGGTGTATGTGCTGAATAAAATGGATGTGCTCCCCAACCAGCGTTACAGGAGCATTGTGGTGGAAGGAGAAAGATACGCTTTCACCAGTCACGACAAAAGAGGGAACACTTATTTCCGGGACAGGTACAACCCGCTTACCGGTACCGACTTCAAAGACGTGCTGGTGCTTAACCATGCGCAGGCCCTGTTCAACCTGGCCTACAATGTTCCGGATGTCATTACCACTAAGTACAAAGTGTATTGGGTAGCAGTAAACGATTTCCAGACCGCTACCCACCAGCAGCGGATTTCAATAGGAACATCTACCGCCGGAACGCTCCCTTACACTGTGGTGCCCGTAAATAATTTCGGTGAGCAGTACATCGGGGAAATGACCATCTCCAAATTCAACACCTCAACGCTCCTGTTTCTTGTGGCGGCGAACAGTACTTCACAGGCTGTGAGCCCGCTGGTATGCGATTATATAAGGCTTGAACCCGTATTTTAA